A segment of the Siphonobacter curvatus genome:
TTTGGGCTTTAACACAGATGAGTACGGGGCAACCTTTGCATGGCGGGACAGTCAGGACCCTACGCAAGAAGGAGTTACTACCTGGAGCCCTTTTCCTGAGCATACGTCTTATTTCGATCCATCTCCGAAGGAATTCATGCTGAATTTTCGGGTTGCTAATCTGGAAGAGTTACTCGTTCTTCTTCGGCAAGAAGGGGTGGAAGTGATCGGAGAAATGCAGGTATATGAATACGGTAAATTTGGTTGGATCCTAGACCCTGAAGGAAACAAAATTGAACTTTGGGAGCCTACCCCCTAAAAAACTAAGCTAAATCCTTCTCATTCAAGCACCTGTACTTACGGTAAACTTAGGAGGTCATAGTAGAAGGAGCTGTCGCTTGGCTACTCTTTAGGGGAAGCATTGTTCGCTTTACTCTAATCCATAAGATTCGGGTTTCTCCCTCACTATTAATGGTACAGATCTGTGCCTATCTCTGTATAACAGGCTAAAAATCAAACTCATACATCCCAGCTTACTTTTCAGTATATGCTTAACAAGGCCCCAGAAAAGTAAAAAGCCTGACCATCTATCTGATAGTCAGGCTTTTAGCAGAGGGGAAGGGATTCGAACCCTCGATACCCTTGAGAGGTATACACACTTTCCAGGCGTGCTCCTTCAACCACTCGGACACCCCTCTGTTTGTTTGGGGTCGCAAGATACAAACAAAAAAGAGCCAAAAGCAAGCGTTTAGCTTAATTCTCCCCGTAAAGATTCCGTCAATTTTTGACGAATCATCGCGGAATCGTTGCCATACTGCCCCAGCAGGAACATCAGTTTGGTTACTGCCGCCTCAGATGTCAGGTCCGCTCCGCTGACTAAACCCATCTCATTGAGGTACTTACTGGTTTGGTACCGTCCCTGTAATACCCGTCCTCCCGTACATTGCGACACGTTCAGCAAGATCAGACCGCGATCGGTCGCTTTTTCCAGCGTTTCCAAAAACCAGGGAGCCGTGGGGGCATTTCCCGCTCCGTAGGTTTCGAGCACCACTCCCTTTAATCCTTCAATCGAGAAAATACTGTTCATCACGGAAGGTGAAATTCCCGGAAAGAGTTTTAAAATCACCACGTTCGCATCCAGCGTTTCGTGTACAGAAAAGGGCTTTGTAGAATCGTAGGCACGAATGTAAGGTCGATTGTAATCAATGGTCACGCCCGCTTCAGCCAGATACGGATAGTTTTCCGACTGAAACGCATTAAACTGACTACTTTCCTGTTTGCGGGCCCGATTACCCCGTAACAGGTACGAATGAAAATAAATGGCTACTTCGGGCACCATGGGTCGCTGCTGCTCATCGCGGGCGGCGGCAATTTCCAGGGCCGTGATGAAGTTTTCAACGGCATCGGTACGGGCAGCTCCAATGGGCAATTGGGCCCCGGTGAGAATCACGGGTTTATTCAGATTCTCGAACAAAAAGCTCAGTGCCGAAGCCGTATACGCCATGGTATCCGTTCCGTGTACAATCACAAAGCTGTCGTACTGTTCGTAATGCTCGCCGATAATCCGACTGATTTCCAGCCAGTTATTAGGCACCATGTTCGAAGAATCGAGCAGTTCGTCCAGCACGAGTACGGAAATGGAAAACCGCAGGCGAGCCAATTCCGGAATGCGTTCCAGAATCTGTTCGAAATTAAAGGGCACCAGCGTTTCCAGCCGACGGTCGTAGACCATGCCAAAGGTTCCGCCGGTGTAAATAACCAGTACGGAAAGCGGTGAGGAAGCCGAAGCTGCCGTATCTAATTTGATGATTTTCAAGGAAGTAATTGTTTGGGGGGATATGCGGAAAACCTTACTGAATCAGTTGCAAAGCATTGGCGGTCGTCTGTTCGATAATAGTCTGGACGGGTACCTGCTTCAAATCTGCGATTCGCTGGGCAATCAGTGGCAGGTAACTGGGTTCGTTACGTTTGCCCCGATACGGTACCGGAGCCAGGTAGGGTGCATCCGTTTCCAATACCAGATGTTCCAGCCCTACTTCCGGAATTACTTTATCCAGTCCACCGTTTTTAAAGGTCACTACGCCGCCGATGCCTAAGAGGAAGTTTAATTCCACGACTTTCCGAGCTTCTTCTACCCCACCCGAAAAACAGTGAAAAATACCCCGCAGATTCGGATCATTATGCTTTTCGATCAGTTCAACGGTTTCCCAGAAGGCATTCCGACAGTGAATAGCGATGGGTAACTGGTACTGCTTCGCCCAGCCAAGCTGCCGGGAAAAGGCTTCTTTCTGTTGCTCAGCGAAGGTGGTATCCCAATAGAAGTCCAGACCGATTTCACCAATAGCAACAAAGGCATCCGCACTTTTTTCCAGCCATTCCTGCATGATTTGTAATTCCTGCTCCACATTTTCCTTCACGTAGGTAGGATGCAGACCAATCATGGGTCGACACTGGCCCGGGTAGGTACGAGCCAGCTCCATCATGCCGGGTATAGTTTCAGAATCACAATTAGGTAACCAGAATTCCGTTACACCAGCCGCCAATGCCCGTTCAATCATGGCAGTACGGTCGGTATCGTATTGCTCATCGTACAAGTGAGCGTGTGTTTCAATGATTTTCATAGGGTACTAAATTCCCGCAAAAGTAACAAAACCCGAACCAACGGCCCGGGTTTTGTGGAGATAAAGGTTTGTTTCGGTCCGAAAGAAACCTTTTATAGCGTATCGTCCATTTTCCGTTTCCGGCGTTCATTTTCGATGGGCTGGTTCGTTTTGGCAAACGAGGGATTCAGGAAAAAAACATCCATTACCGCTCTAGGTCGGGCCAGATATTCCCTAACCAGCGTTTTCAGTGAATACCCGTTCGGCACATCCTGAGCCGCAAAAGCGACCGCATCTACCCCCAGTTGATCGGCTAAGAATAAGGCCCGGGCGTTATGAAAAGGCTGTGAGATCACGGTAACGTTTTTGTGCTTAAACACTTCCCGGCAACGCACAATGCTATCGTACGTGCGGCGTCCCGCAAAATCGTGCTGAATGATATTGGCTGGTACGCCCAAATTCACCAGAGCGTCCTCCATATCCCGGGGTTCGTTGTAGTATTCCGAATCGTTGTTACCGCTCAGAATCAACACTTTTACTTTACCCTCGTGATACAGCAGGGCCGCCGCTTCCATGCGATGTTTGAAAAACAGATTTTCGCGACCGTTGGCAATGTATTTACTCGTACCTAATACCAGCCCCACATCGTTGGTGGGAAGCTGTTTGATAAAGTAATAATTCTTTCCCTGCGTACTCAGGACGACCCAGGCATTACAGAGCAAAACCAGCATTAAAACCGCAAACGCTCCTTTCATCGCCCACTTGGTAATTCTGGCTACCCAGTAAGCGGTGGTATTCACGCGACGTGAAGCCCGGAAAAGAAGCGTTCGGTCTACCATACGAAAATTTGTCTAGCACCGGATCTGGCTGGCTTGGCTTCCCTAAGCTCGGAAGCTTTGCCTAACCAAACAAATCTAATTGATTAATCGGAGCCGTGTCATCCTGTTCTTCAGTAACTTTTTCTTCGGAGGAATGTTCAGGTTCCGCTTTGGTTTCAACCGGAATCTTTTTCACTTCCTGAGGCTTTTCCACCGGCTTTGAAGCCAGCGTTTTCACCTCGACCACTTTATGGGACGAAAGCTTATTTCCCAAGGCTTTCCAGCCCCGTACTTCCACGAACTCATCCACGGCCACTTCCTCTTTCTCGACAGGTCCTTTATCTTTCTCTTTCGTAGCTACCTCGATCCGGGGATGGGCGTCTACGCTGGCCATCAGCAATTTAGAGCCTTTCGCCTCACTGATAAACTGGAATTTCTTATCGATCGTAGTCGTTTCGATGTGGAAACGCTTCACAAAATGATTCTTCTGAGCAGCGTCGTAATGAACCGCGGAGATCACCGTTTCCGGGGTGTATTTGGTCAGCACCAAGATCTGATCCTGCTCGTAACGATTCGTCAGCTCAAAGCTGGTCAATTCGTAATTGCCATCTTTGTACACCACCAGGATGGAGTCTTTCGCTTCGAAATTCCCCAGGTACTGCCCCCGGTTATCGCGGTTGAGGCGGCTGATGGTCGCATCGTACCAGATGTCTACGCCACCCAGCGTGGATACTCCCGTACGCTTGAGTTCAACTTTACGAACCGGGAATTTCGTCACCTGATTTCCCAGTGCTTCGCGGTTTTTGATGGCGAGTTTAGCAAAATCCCATTCAAACTGCTTCACCTTGGCCGTACAGGAAGCCGTAAGCTTGATCTCTACGGTTTCCGCTTCTCCGTTGTCGTTAGCCGTAAACCAGAGCAATTTAGACTTTGGATTACCCGCCGTCAGGTCATATTCCCGATCACGGGTTACGGCCGTTACACAGAACCGTTTCGCATAGGTAACTCCGGATTTGGAATCGCTGTAGATCAGATTGTATACCCGGCGATCATCTCCTTTGCGGAATATACTGCAGAAAATAATGTCTTTCCCGACGAATACTTTTTCCTGTATTTTGGTCACCAAGCACTTTCCGTCGCGGCGGAAAACGATGATGTCATCGATATCGGAACAGTCACAGACGTACTCGTCTTTCTTGAGTCCAAAACCGATGAACCCATCTTCACGGTTGACGTACAGCTTGGCATTCGTCGCCGCAACTACGGCTACGGATACGGTATTAAAGTTTTTGAGTTCGGTTTTACGTTCGCGACCTTTCCCGTATTTCTTGAGCAGGTTTTTGTAGTAATCGATCGCGTACCGGGTCAGGTGTGCCAGGTGATCGAGCACTTCCGTCAGCTCATCATTCAGTCGTTTCATTACTTCGTCGGCCTTGAAGGCGTCGTAGCGGGAAATACGTTTGATGCGGATTTCCAGCAGTCGTAACAAATCGTCCTCGACAATCTCCCGATAGAAATTCTTTTTATAAGGCTTGAGCCCTTTGTCCACCGTGGCAATTACCGCTTCGAAGGTTTCGCATTCCTCGATTTTACGGTAAATCCGGTTTTCGATAAAGATTTTTTCCAGGGAAGAAAAGAGAATTTTTTCCTGTAGTTCGTTCTTCCGGATTTCGAGTTCCTGCCGTAGCAAGTCCTTCGTCTGCTTAGTATTAATTCGCAGAATATCCGTCGCGTTGGAAAAAACGGGCTTATCGCCGATGATGATACAGGCATTGGGCGATATGCTTACTTCGCATTCCGTAAAGGCGTACAGGGCATCGATGGTAATATCCGGGGATACGCCCGGAGCCAGATGCACGTGAATTTCCACGTTTCTTGACGTCAGATCTTCTACTTTACGGATTTTGATTTTGCCTTCATCGTTGGCTTTGATGATCGAATCTTTTACGGAAGTCGTCGTGGTGCCGTACGGAATTTCGTGAATGACGAGCGTCTTCTTATCCAGCTCGCGGATTTTTGCCCGTACCCGAACCTTGCCTCCGCGTTGCCCATCATTGTAATTACTGGCATCGATCATACCTCCCGTCGGAAAGTCCGGCAGTAAGGAAATCGAGTGCCCTTTCAGCACTTCAATGGAAGCTTCGCAAAGTTCAATGAAGTTATGGGGCAGAATTTTGGTGGAAAGCCCGACGGCAATCCCTTCTACACCCTGGGCCAGCAGTAAGGGGAATTTAACGGGTAGCGTAACCGGCTCGCGTTTCCGTCCATCGTAGCTCAGTTGCCATTCGGTAGTATCTTCGTTGAAGACGACTTCCTTACCGAAAGCTGACAGACGTACTTCAATGTACCGGGCCGCGGCTGCACTATCACCCGTATTGATATCGCCCCAGTTTCCCTGGCAATCAAACAGCAGGGACTTCTGACCAATGTTTACAATGGCATCGTAAATCGAGGCATCGCCGTGCGGGTGATATTGCATGGCCGCCCCAACGACGTTGGCTACTTTATTAAAACGGCCATCATCCAGCTCGCGAAGGGCGTGCAGGATGCGACGTTGTACGGGCTTAAATCCGTCTTCAATAGCGGGGACAGCCCGCTCCAGAATCACATAGGA
Coding sequences within it:
- a CDS encoding VOC family protein, coding for MKRVTGFGGIFFKTKDPQATRTWYNQHLGFNTDEYGATFAWRDSQDPTQEGVTTWSPFPEHTSYFDPSPKEFMLNFRVANLEELLVLLRQEGVEVIGEMQVYEYGKFGWILDPEGNKIELWEPTP
- a CDS encoding asparaginase; the encoded protein is MTSLKIIKLDTAASASSPLSVLVIYTGGTFGMVYDRRLETLVPFNFEQILERIPELARLRFSISVLVLDELLDSSNMVPNNWLEISRIIGEHYEQYDSFVIVHGTDTMAYTASALSFLFENLNKPVILTGAQLPIGAARTDAVENFITALEIAAARDEQQRPMVPEVAIYFHSYLLRGNRARKQESSQFNAFQSENYPYLAEAGVTIDYNRPYIRAYDSTKPFSVHETLDANVVILKLFPGISPSVMNSIFSIEGLKGVVLETYGAGNAPTAPWFLETLEKATDRGLILLNVSQCTGGRVLQGRYQTSKYLNEMGLVSGADLTSEAAVTKLMFLLGQYGNDSAMIRQKLTESLRGELS
- a CDS encoding TatD family hydrolase yields the protein MKIIETHAHLYDEQYDTDRTAMIERALAAGVTEFWLPNCDSETIPGMMELARTYPGQCRPMIGLHPTYVKENVEQELQIMQEWLEKSADAFVAIGEIGLDFYWDTTFAEQQKEAFSRQLGWAKQYQLPIAIHCRNAFWETVELIEKHNDPNLRGIFHCFSGGVEEARKVVELNFLLGIGGVVTFKNGGLDKVIPEVGLEHLVLETDAPYLAPVPYRGKRNEPSYLPLIAQRIADLKQVPVQTIIEQTTANALQLIQ
- a CDS encoding SanA/YdcF family protein; translated protein: MVDRTLLFRASRRVNTTAYWVARITKWAMKGAFAVLMLVLLCNAWVVLSTQGKNYYFIKQLPTNDVGLVLGTSKYIANGRENLFFKHRMEAAALLYHEGKVKVLILSGNNDSEYYNEPRDMEDALVNLGVPANIIQHDFAGRRTYDSIVRCREVFKHKNVTVISQPFHNARALFLADQLGVDAVAFAAQDVPNGYSLKTLVREYLARPRAVMDVFFLNPSFAKTNQPIENERRKRKMDDTL
- a CDS encoding DNA gyrase/topoisomerase IV subunit A, giving the protein MSEALEQEESLHQQMSVDGLYEQWFLEYASYVILERAVPAIEDGFKPVQRRILHALRELDDGRFNKVANVVGAAMQYHPHGDASIYDAIVNIGQKSLLFDCQGNWGDINTGDSAAAARYIEVRLSAFGKEVVFNEDTTEWQLSYDGRKREPVTLPVKFPLLLAQGVEGIAVGLSTKILPHNFIELCEASIEVLKGHSISLLPDFPTGGMIDASNYNDGQRGGKVRVRAKIRELDKKTLVIHEIPYGTTTTSVKDSIIKANDEGKIKIRKVEDLTSRNVEIHVHLAPGVSPDITIDALYAFTECEVSISPNACIIIGDKPVFSNATDILRINTKQTKDLLRQELEIRKNELQEKILFSSLEKIFIENRIYRKIEECETFEAVIATVDKGLKPYKKNFYREIVEDDLLRLLEIRIKRISRYDAFKADEVMKRLNDELTEVLDHLAHLTRYAIDYYKNLLKKYGKGRERKTELKNFNTVSVAVVAATNAKLYVNREDGFIGFGLKKDEYVCDCSDIDDIIVFRRDGKCLVTKIQEKVFVGKDIIFCSIFRKGDDRRVYNLIYSDSKSGVTYAKRFCVTAVTRDREYDLTAGNPKSKLLWFTANDNGEAETVEIKLTASCTAKVKQFEWDFAKLAIKNREALGNQVTKFPVRKVELKRTGVSTLGGVDIWYDATISRLNRDNRGQYLGNFEAKDSILVVYKDGNYELTSFELTNRYEQDQILVLTKYTPETVISAVHYDAAQKNHFVKRFHIETTTIDKKFQFISEAKGSKLLMASVDAHPRIEVATKEKDKGPVEKEEVAVDEFVEVRGWKALGNKLSSHKVVEVKTLASKPVEKPQEVKKIPVETKAEPEHSSEEKVTEEQDDTAPINQLDLFG